A portion of the Parasedimentitalea marina genome contains these proteins:
- a CDS encoding ArsR/SmtB family transcription factor, with amino-acid sequence MIHQPQSAFRALSDPTRRDILRLLTQQDMTIAEVTDQFDITRPAVKKHLTILQEGNLIQVQAKGRERVNSLNPAGMAPVLDWLEYFNTFWDDRLSSLKTIIEKDTK; translated from the coding sequence ATGATCCACCAACCCCAATCCGCCTTTCGTGCTCTGTCTGATCCGACACGGCGCGACATACTGCGCCTGCTGACCCAGCAGGACATGACCATTGCCGAGGTCACAGACCAGTTCGACATCACCCGGCCCGCGGTCAAAAAGCATCTCACCATCCTGCAGGAGGGCAACCTGATCCAGGTTCAGGCCAAGGGCCGCGAAAGGGTCAATTCGCTGAACCCCGCAGGAATGGCGCCCGTGCTCGACTGGTTAGAATACTTCAATACCTTCTGGGACGACCGCCTAAGCAGTTTGAAAACAATAATTGAAAAGGACACCAAATGA
- a CDS encoding SRPBCC family protein has translation MNDLTLNKSIYLKAEPANVWAYLTEPDKLALWFHAPKEPLQEGAPLAMYGTESGDKLIWGEVKVAQKPKYLEYTFTVKPMGDAVSLVKWTLTPVAGGTRLELEHSGLPQHVEAFDLLLALDKGWDDHIARMRASLHEVAS, from the coding sequence ATGAACGATCTGACGCTGAACAAATCCATTTACCTGAAGGCCGAGCCTGCGAATGTCTGGGCCTACCTGACCGAGCCTGACAAACTGGCACTGTGGTTTCACGCCCCCAAAGAGCCACTGCAAGAGGGCGCACCGCTGGCGATGTATGGCACTGAGAGTGGCGACAAGCTGATTTGGGGAGAGGTCAAGGTGGCGCAAAAGCCCAAATATCTGGAATATACCTTTACGGTCAAACCCATGGGCGATGCGGTCAGTCTGGTGAAGTGGACATTGACCCCTGTCGCTGGTGGTACCCGGCTGGAACTAGAGCACAGCGGATTGCCGCAGCATGTGGAGGCCTTTGATCTCTTGCTGGCGCTCGACAAAGGTTGGGACGATCACATTGCACGGATGCGGGCCTCGCTGCACGAAGTTGCCAGCTGA
- a CDS encoding Hint domain-containing protein — MSIFTFTPPDYEFAASSGTNVNFDSYYSTFDYPPNSTSNLTITSNMGDDNPALFEVGETYDLTWGGNGGGTMEDATIIRSDYLGTEQGAIVFEGINSSSGELYQMVWTPNFDLEQWFWDNGGASNPPGFYTSEQDADSYLYPCFAAGTCLRTPGGLMRVDDLQPGHMVTTLDNGPQEILWMGKRTILGVGKSAPVVINPGLLGNERTLVVSQHHRVMLNSIQADLNFGEHEVWVPAKSLTNSGEIYTENRKSVTYYHLLLAQHEVLFADGLAAESLFLGDVSKGLLGLQAKKEIAQIVPAAQKMHSSRLMLTKTEATFLALAMGIRKHIPQPAARAPKIIQRAQVKKRAA; from the coding sequence ATGTCGATTTTTACGTTCACACCACCAGACTATGAATTCGCTGCATCCAGTGGAACCAATGTCAATTTTGACTCGTACTATAGCACCTTCGACTATCCTCCGAATTCAACATCCAATTTAACGATCACTTCTAACATGGGTGACGACAACCCAGCTTTGTTTGAAGTGGGCGAAACTTATGATCTGACTTGGGGCGGTAACGGTGGTGGCACTATGGAAGATGCCACGATCATTCGCAGCGATTACCTAGGCACAGAACAAGGCGCCATTGTTTTCGAAGGGATCAATTCAAGTTCTGGCGAGCTGTATCAGATGGTATGGACGCCGAATTTTGATCTGGAGCAATGGTTTTGGGATAATGGCGGCGCTTCGAACCCACCCGGTTTTTATACATCTGAACAAGATGCCGATAGCTACCTATATCCCTGCTTTGCCGCCGGAACATGTCTCAGAACCCCTGGTGGGCTAATGCGCGTGGATGATCTGCAGCCCGGACATATGGTAACAACGCTGGACAATGGTCCGCAAGAAATACTGTGGATGGGCAAGCGGACTATTCTGGGTGTGGGTAAGTCTGCGCCCGTTGTGATCAACCCGGGTCTGCTCGGCAATGAACGAACGTTAGTCGTTTCCCAGCACCACAGAGTAATGCTCAACTCAATACAGGCCGATCTGAATTTTGGCGAACATGAAGTCTGGGTTCCAGCCAAATCCCTGACTAACAGTGGGGAAATCTACACCGAAAACCGAAAATCGGTGACGTATTACCATCTATTGTTGGCGCAGCACGAGGTCTTGTTTGCAGACGGGCTTGCGGCCGAGAGCCTGTTTCTTGGTGATGTAAGCAAAGGATTGCTTGGTCTGCAGGCAAAGAAAGAAATCGCTCAGATTGTCCCGGCAGCACAAAAAATGCACAGCTCTCGCCTGATGCTGACCAAAACCGAAGCGACGTTCCTGGCTTTGGCTATGGGGATCAGAAAACACATCCCACAACCGGCTGCCAGAGCCCCAAAGATAATACAACGCGCGCAGGTCAAAAAAAGAGCGGCATAG